In the genome of Spirochaetia bacterium, one region contains:
- a CDS encoding ABC transporter ATP-binding protein, with product MSKALLTVDNLHTSFFTQFGEVKAIRGVSFHVDEREIIGIVGESGSGKSVTSLSIMKLLTYPGKIVGGSIAFQGEELTTKSQHQMRKIRGNRISMIFQDPMTSLNPLYTVGNQIVEAINEHQHLSPQKSKEKAIEMLSLVRIPSPEERFNCYPHEFSGGMRQRVMIAMALCCQPQLLIADEPTTALDVTIQAQVLELLKNLNQELHTSVILITHNLGCVATTCSRVLVMYGGKIMEEGTTEEIFYALRHPYTMGLLRSVPTVSDTQTKKRLVPILGTPPDLLRPPKGCPFYPRCDFAMEICRSEEVPAFEFSPTHKACCWLCHAQAPKVEAYEQQQKGVFHG from the coding sequence ATGTCCAAGGCATTGCTTACGGTAGATAACCTTCATACATCATTCTTTACCCAGTTCGGTGAAGTCAAGGCCATACGTGGTGTGAGTTTCCATGTTGACGAGCGGGAGATCATCGGCATCGTCGGTGAATCGGGGAGCGGAAAAAGTGTCACTTCGCTCTCTATCATGAAGCTTTTGACTTATCCTGGGAAAATCGTCGGTGGAAGCATTGCTTTCCAAGGCGAAGAGCTGACGACGAAGAGCCAGCATCAGATGAGGAAGATCAGGGGGAACAGGATTTCCATGATCTTCCAGGATCCGATGACTTCCTTGAATCCCCTCTATACTGTCGGGAACCAGATTGTCGAAGCCATCAACGAACATCAGCATCTTTCTCCCCAGAAAAGCAAGGAAAAGGCAATTGAAATGCTTTCGCTGGTGAGGATTCCTTCGCCTGAAGAACGTTTCAACTGTTATCCACATGAATTTTCAGGAGGTATGCGCCAGCGTGTCATGATTGCCATGGCTCTCTGTTGCCAGCCTCAGTTGCTGATTGCTGACGAGCCGACAACGGCTTTGGATGTCACGATTCAGGCCCAGGTGCTTGAACTCTTGAAGAACCTAAACCAGGAACTGCATACTTCGGTTATCCTGATCACGCACAACTTGGGCTGTGTTGCTACGACCTGTTCCCGGGTATTGGTCATGTATGGCGGAAAGATCATGGAAGAAGGGACGACCGAAGAAATTTTCTATGCACTGCGTCATCCGTATACGATGGGACTGCTGCGGTCAGTCCCGACTGTTTCAGATACGCAGACGAAGAAACGGCTTGTTCCTATCCTAGGGACTCCTCCGGATTTGCTGCGCCCACCCAAGGGCTGTCCGTTCTATCCGCGCTGTGATTTTGCCATGGAAATATGCCGGAGTGAAGAAGTTCCGGCATTTGAGTTCAGTCCTACGCACAAAGCCTGCTGCTGGCTCTGCCATGCACAGGCTCCGAAGGTCGAAGCGTATGAACAGCAGCAGAAGGGAGTATTCCATGGATGA
- a CDS encoding peptide ABC transporter substrate-binding protein — MKRKGMITVSLVLGIAAVCLLSSCGAKEKSSSASATTEKATAAATTTEKTATATSSAADKTPTATTEKTSQTQETKPVASGDDSRYLVWNLGKEPKSWDPTTNSESISDTMCKQLFEGLTVSTATGIIPGIATSWDVSEDGKTYTFHLRKNAKWSDGSPVTAYDFQYSWRRICDPAVASDALQAVTDYIVGAQEYFDGTGPYDDIKATALDDYTFQVVLKNVTPYFPQLVANDVYLPVKKDVVEANSDAWEKNPATCISDGPFKLTEYKIGSHFIFEKNPYYWNADAVKLKGIKAVIITDANTSLQGYQAGQIDVTSTLPAEQIPQLVAEDPNVVITADTGAQFLNFNCDKAPFNNVDARRAVAYAIDRKQLTEQVLKDGSVPASGFLAPTCMKTDGGSFRTMEDDGYPAAEYGIDPRKADVQAAKEELAKAGYPDGKGFPTVELVYKNNAKYKKISEAIQQMLKANLNINVTLRAEESSVFIDTKTKGKYDMAPGGWTNAPYDASGLVKLFYSQNGNNTPQWRWKNYKGAPWDTVLNPGNKPFDESFDKAMASQGSARDEAWHEAEVALMTDMPITPLFYPSFIAVVNKDKVEDVELTSTNSFMFKHAQIIK, encoded by the coding sequence ATGAAGAGGAAAGGGATGATTACAGTTTCCCTGGTACTTGGAATCGCTGCAGTCTGCTTGTTGAGCAGCTGTGGTGCCAAAGAGAAAAGTTCTTCAGCATCGGCTACCACGGAAAAAGCCACTGCTGCAGCAACTACCACGGAGAAAACTGCTACAGCTACATCATCTGCTGCGGACAAAACCCCTACAGCGACGACAGAAAAAACTTCTCAGACTCAGGAAACCAAGCCGGTTGCCAGTGGGGATGATTCCCGCTACCTGGTCTGGAACTTAGGAAAGGAACCGAAAAGCTGGGATCCTACCACAAACAGCGAAAGTATCTCTGATACGATGTGCAAGCAGTTGTTCGAAGGTCTGACCGTAAGCACAGCTACAGGTATTATCCCTGGCATTGCTACGTCCTGGGATGTTTCTGAAGATGGAAAGACATACACTTTCCACTTGCGGAAGAATGCAAAATGGTCTGACGGTTCTCCCGTTACTGCCTATGATTTCCAATATTCATGGCGGAGGATCTGTGACCCTGCCGTTGCTTCCGATGCACTTCAGGCTGTTACTGACTATATCGTAGGAGCCCAGGAGTACTTTGACGGTACAGGTCCCTATGATGATATCAAGGCAACTGCACTTGATGACTATACTTTCCAGGTAGTACTCAAGAACGTGACACCTTATTTCCCGCAACTGGTAGCAAATGATGTCTATCTGCCGGTGAAAAAGGATGTTGTCGAAGCAAATAGCGATGCTTGGGAAAAGAATCCTGCTACCTGTATTTCTGATGGTCCGTTCAAATTGACGGAGTACAAGATCGGTTCCCATTTCATCTTCGAAAAGAACCCGTACTATTGGAATGCGGATGCCGTGAAGCTCAAGGGTATCAAGGCAGTCATCATTACTGATGCCAATACGTCATTGCAAGGCTACCAGGCCGGTCAGATCGATGTGACCAGTACCCTTCCTGCTGAGCAGATTCCTCAGTTGGTTGCAGAAGACCCGAATGTGGTCATTACTGCAGACACAGGTGCCCAGTTCCTGAACTTCAACTGTGACAAGGCACCGTTCAACAATGTGGATGCCCGTAGGGCAGTTGCCTATGCAATTGACCGCAAGCAGTTGACCGAACAGGTATTGAAGGATGGTTCCGTACCTGCCAGCGGTTTCCTTGCTCCTACCTGCATGAAGACGGACGGAGGTTCGTTCCGTACGATGGAAGACGATGGCTATCCTGCTGCTGAATATGGTATTGATCCCCGTAAAGCAGATGTACAGGCAGCAAAGGAAGAGTTGGCAAAAGCCGGCTATCCTGACGGCAAGGGTTTCCCGACCGTGGAGCTTGTCTATAAGAACAATGCCAAGTACAAGAAGATTTCTGAAGCAATCCAGCAGATGCTGAAAGCTAACCTGAACATCAACGTGACGCTCAGGGCAGAAGAATCCAGCGTGTTCATTGATACGAAGACGAAGGGCAAGTATGATATGGCTCCCGGCGGCTGGACGAATGCACCGTATGATGCAAGCGGCCTGGTCAAGCTGTTCTATTCCCAGAATGGTAACAACACACCGCAATGGCGCTGGAAAAATTACAAGGGAGCTCCTTGGGATACTGTCTTGAATCCTGGCAACAAGCCGTTTGACGAGTCATTTGACAAGGCAATGGCTTCCCAGGGCAGTGCCCGTGACGAGGCTTGGCATGAAGCTGAAGTTGCATTGATGACTGACATGCCTATCACTCCTTTGTTCTACCCGTCGTTCATTGCAGTGGTCAACAAAGACAAGGTAGAAGATGTCGAGCTGACCTCCACGAACAGTTTTATGTTCAAGCATGCACAGATCATCAAATAG
- a CDS encoding ABC transporter permease → MTNTFLSVVPRTLQSYYGASAPDRISLRKAKTILENKLVRVTVTSDGKTLTDTKTLHNRTYILGTDGLGRDLFIRIVYGARISLTVGIIAALINFIVGVLYGGLAGYIGGNVDNVMMRIVDVIDSIPMTLYVILIMVIIGSGLTSIILALGLTFWVKMARIVRGQVLSLKKQEFIKAAVVMGADTKRIMVRHLIPNMVGPIMVNIAMQVPSAIFNEAFLSFIGLGISAPMASWGTLCNDALAGIYVYPYQMAFPAIAISVTILTFNLFSDGLRDAFDPKVTK, encoded by the coding sequence GTGACAAATACGTTCCTGTCAGTGGTGCCTCGTACCTTGCAGTCTTACTATGGGGCTTCGGCTCCTGACAGGATTTCCTTGCGGAAGGCGAAGACCATCCTTGAGAACAAGTTGGTCCGTGTCACTGTGACCAGTGATGGAAAGACCCTTACCGATACGAAGACGCTGCATAACAGGACCTACATACTGGGAACTGACGGGCTGGGAAGGGATTTGTTCATCCGTATTGTGTATGGTGCGCGTATTTCCCTTACCGTCGGTATCATCGCGGCACTGATCAATTTCATCGTCGGGGTGCTCTATGGAGGTTTGGCTGGTTATATCGGTGGAAATGTCGACAATGTCATGATGAGGATCGTAGATGTCATCGATTCCATTCCGATGACGCTCTATGTCATTCTTATCATGGTGATCATCGGTTCCGGCCTGACTTCGATCATCCTTGCCTTGGGGCTGACGTTCTGGGTAAAGATGGCCCGTATCGTAAGGGGACAGGTCCTTAGCCTGAAAAAACAGGAGTTCATAAAGGCCGCCGTCGTAATGGGAGCCGATACCAAGAGGATCATGGTACGGCATCTGATCCCGAACATGGTAGGTCCCATCATGGTCAACATTGCCATGCAGGTTCCCAGCGCGATATTCAATGAAGCTTTCCTGAGCTTCATCGGGCTTGGGATTTCTGCGCCGATGGCTTCCTGGGGTACGCTTTGCAATGATGCCTTGGCCGGTATTTACGTGTATCCTTACCAGATGGCATTTCCTGCCATTGCCATTTCAGTTACCATACTGACTTTCAACCTGTTCAGCGATGGGTTGAGAGATGCCTTCGATCCAAAAGTAACCAAGTAA
- a CDS encoding transposase, whose protein sequence is MMGLVLVLDTRLPSLPVWFDIIPGNLLDVSTVMGIVEDVESSLCISVGSLTLDAGYASKKIIRAFSDCGDKFLILRMPARKRWN, encoded by the coding sequence ATGATGGGGCTTGTCCTGGTACTGGACACACGGCTCCCTTCCCTTCCGGTATGGTTCGACATCATCCCGGGAAACCTGCTTGACGTGAGCACGGTGATGGGCATCGTGGAAGACGTGGAGTCAAGCCTGTGCATCAGCGTCGGTTCCCTCACCCTTGATGCCGGATATGCATCAAAGAAAATCATAAGGGCGTTTTCTGACTGTGGGGACAAGTTCCTGATACTGAGGATGCCAGCAAGGAAGCGTTGGAATTAA
- a CDS encoding MurR/RpiR family transcriptional regulator, whose translation MEMGPFEKMKYRYSILSVQQKRIADFFLANKESAMRLSISEVAHECNLSETTVIRFINKLDYSSYQTFRLELVQEASEKTSENENNILLKDGYGNITPNDSIALIRKKVIHSATSAICDIEKFVAPEDLEKAADKILHANQILFYGSGGSSAIAMDGHHKFMRLGLHSSYESNSHFAIIRSSHLGKKDVLILISHTGASMEVVECAKNAKENGCTVIAITSYLHSKLVQIADIALFSVKNDMPYYTDALVSRLVQLVILDILFVKTCLSMGEKGEKEIEMSRQAINPMKGNSLVKKV comes from the coding sequence ATGGAAATGGGACCGTTTGAAAAAATGAAATATCGATACAGCATACTTTCCGTCCAACAGAAACGTATTGCAGATTTCTTTCTTGCTAACAAAGAAAGTGCGATGAGATTATCGATAAGTGAAGTTGCTCATGAATGTAATCTAAGTGAGACAACTGTCATTCGATTCATCAACAAGCTGGATTATTCATCTTATCAGACATTTCGATTGGAACTGGTACAAGAAGCTTCAGAAAAGACCTCAGAAAATGAAAATAACATACTGTTGAAAGATGGTTATGGTAACATCACGCCTAATGATTCCATTGCGTTGATTCGCAAGAAAGTAATTCATTCTGCTACTTCAGCTATCTGTGATATAGAAAAATTTGTTGCACCCGAAGATTTGGAAAAAGCAGCTGATAAAATTTTACATGCCAATCAAATCTTGTTCTATGGATCTGGTGGTTCAAGTGCCATTGCAATGGATGGTCATCATAAATTCATGCGACTGGGATTGCATTCAAGTTATGAAAGCAATTCCCATTTTGCCATCATCCGTTCTTCTCACTTGGGTAAAAAAGATGTCTTGATCTTGATTTCTCATACGGGAGCAAGCATGGAAGTAGTTGAATGTGCAAAAAATGCAAAGGAAAACGGCTGTACGGTCATTGCCATTACAAGCTATCTACATTCCAAGCTAGTTCAAATTGCAGATATTGCCCTATTCAGTGTCAAAAACGATATGCCCTATTATACTGATGCCTTGGTTTCAAGGTTAGTGCAACTTGTTATTCTTGATATATTGTTTGTAAAAACATGTCTGTCAATGGGAGAAAAAGGAGAAAAAGAAATTGAAATGTCCCGGCAGGCAATAAACCCGATGAAAGGCAATTCATTGGTAAAAAAGGTTTGA
- the garR gene encoding 2-hydroxy-3-oxopropionate reductase has protein sequence MEEKKFTKVGFIGLGIMGKPMAKNLLKAGISLLVSDLNTAAVAELTSLGAESGSYVQIGQECDVVITILPNGGIVQDVLFAPDGVASSLQAGKLVCDMSSVTPNESKSCYEKLKKKGVGFVDAPVSGGEPGAIAGSLAIMCGGDESDYAKMVPYFSIMGKSNVLIGPSGSGSTTKLANQIIVNLGIAAVSEAMTMAVKAGADPMKVYHAIRGGLAGSAVLDAKAPMMCKRNFAPGGKISINHKDIKNAVNTAHAIDVPIPLTAQLFEIMQALKVSGHMNDDHAGIVQYFENLAGVVVKSDID, from the coding sequence ATGGAAGAAAAAAAGTTTACAAAAGTCGGTTTCATTGGTTTAGGAATCATGGGAAAACCCATGGCAAAAAATCTGCTTAAGGCAGGAATCTCCTTGCTAGTATCTGATCTGAATACTGCAGCAGTGGCTGAATTGACATCTTTAGGAGCAGAATCCGGAAGTTATGTCCAGATAGGACAAGAATGTGATGTTGTTATTACAATTCTCCCAAATGGAGGAATTGTACAGGATGTCTTGTTTGCTCCTGACGGGGTTGCATCATCCCTGCAAGCCGGGAAACTTGTCTGTGACATGTCCAGTGTCACACCGAACGAAAGTAAATCCTGTTATGAAAAGTTAAAAAAGAAAGGAGTCGGATTTGTAGATGCTCCAGTAAGCGGAGGTGAACCTGGTGCAATAGCGGGTTCGCTTGCAATTATGTGTGGAGGAGATGAATCTGATTATGCAAAAATGGTTCCATATTTCTCTATTATGGGAAAAAGTAACGTGCTTATCGGTCCAAGCGGCAGCGGCAGTACCACCAAATTGGCAAACCAGATCATTGTCAATCTAGGTATCGCAGCCGTTTCGGAAGCAATGACCATGGCTGTCAAAGCTGGGGCAGATCCTATGAAGGTGTATCATGCCATCAGAGGAGGATTGGCAGGAAGTGCAGTATTGGATGCAAAAGCCCCAATGATGTGCAAAAGGAATTTCGCTCCTGGGGGGAAAATCAGCATCAACCATAAAGACATCAAGAACGCTGTCAATACGGCCCATGCTATTGATGTTCCTATCCCATTGACTGCCCAATTGTTTGAGATCATGCAAGCCCTGAAGGTCAGCGGACATATGAATGACGATCATGCCGGAATCGTACAGTATTTCGAGAACCTTGCCGGTGTCGTCGTGAAATCTGATATTGATTGA
- a CDS encoding AAA family ATPase — translation MITYIRLTNFKSFSSISIDLRGSHGIPKKLALIYGENGAGKSNLILSILFLMQTMDTLTNQMHKNFSVNQITSLQDDEIKQKLLDLAIQERNSSLSDIIHNYWSIGNEKPMEIELGFRLNNHDGHYFASFSKQGIIKEELYGTLKEKAGILFSISQDKSFLSPSCFVTTKYKKELEEEIDKYWGKHTLMSILTYEQTRTNIPYIKNALSPVLLSIKKALQGINILCKVHYGETGRSIVLFQFLNNLEEGFTKAKDNRELLACEDMLNQYFTKLYADIKAVHYHFSKAKEGFHYTLYFDKLISGKICSVPVTMESTGTKKILEIFPLLFSYAAGQTVLVDEIDSGIHDLLMVQIMQMLLDLPAENRGQLIVSTHNTLLLDAVPPENVYVIRADANGNKKITCITEYKFRTQKNNSMRVKYLHGFYEGVPESGDLDFEELVTDTYKRIAQGEKGKVLHTEKGHNNE, via the coding sequence ATGATTACCTATATTAGATTAACAAATTTCAAGTCATTTTCAAGTATATCGATCGATCTGCGTGGTTCCCATGGAATCCCAAAGAAACTGGCCTTGATCTATGGTGAGAATGGCGCGGGAAAATCAAATCTTATCCTTAGCATCTTGTTTCTGATGCAAACCATGGACACCTTGACGAACCAAATGCATAAAAATTTTTCGGTAAATCAAATTACATCATTGCAAGACGATGAAATCAAACAGAAACTTTTGGATTTAGCCATTCAAGAACGTAATTCATCCCTTTCCGACATCATTCATAACTATTGGTCCATTGGCAATGAAAAACCAATGGAAATTGAACTTGGATTCAGACTGAACAATCATGATGGGCATTACTTTGCGAGTTTTTCAAAGCAGGGAATAATAAAAGAGGAGCTCTATGGAACATTGAAGGAAAAAGCCGGAATCCTTTTCAGTATTTCGCAAGATAAAAGCTTTCTCAGTCCTTCATGCTTCGTGACAACGAAATACAAGAAGGAATTGGAAGAGGAAATAGACAAATATTGGGGTAAGCATACCCTCATGTCCATTCTGACGTATGAACAGACCAGAACGAATATCCCTTATATCAAGAATGCATTGTCTCCAGTCCTGCTTTCCATAAAAAAAGCACTTCAGGGAATCAATATCCTCTGCAAAGTCCATTATGGTGAAACCGGTAGGAGTATCGTACTGTTTCAGTTCCTCAACAATCTGGAAGAAGGTTTTACCAAGGCAAAAGACAACAGGGAGCTCCTTGCCTGTGAGGACATGCTAAACCAATATTTCACAAAGCTCTATGCTGACATCAAAGCCGTCCATTACCATTTTTCAAAGGCAAAAGAAGGATTCCATTACACCTTGTATTTCGACAAACTGATTTCCGGAAAAATCTGTTCCGTTCCTGTGACCATGGAATCGACAGGAACAAAAAAAATACTGGAAATATTTCCTTTGCTTTTTTCCTATGCTGCAGGTCAGACGGTATTGGTCGATGAAATTGATTCAGGTATCCACGATCTGCTGATGGTACAAATCATGCAAATGTTATTGGATCTGCCAGCTGAAAACAGAGGTCAGTTGATAGTCTCAACCCACAACACCTTGCTGCTGGACGCTGTTCCACCTGAAAATGTATATGTAATACGTGCAGATGCAAACGGGAATAAGAAAATTACATGTATAACGGAATATAAGTTCAGAACCCAGAAAAACAACAGTATGAGAGTAAAATACCTCCATGGATTTTATGAAGGTGTACCGGAATCAGGAGATTTGGATTTTGAAGAGTTGGTAACAGATACATACAAAAGGATAGCACAAGGGGAAAAGGGAAAAGTCCTGCATACGGAAAAAGGACATAACAATGAGTAA
- a CDS encoding hydroxyacid dehydrogenase, translating into MSTIQYDKILKKYPPLSDERSLDQILADERAKSKMKFIVLDDDPTGVQTVHDVNVYTDWSFESLCKGLNEKSNVFYVLTNSRGMTAEETEKIHKEIVSSAIAASKETGYNFTFISRSDSTLRGHYPLETEILKKGLEEQLGIHVDGEVLCPFFKEGGRYTIDDIHYVKQGPMLIPAADTEFAKDKTFGYLHSSIPEYVEEKTKGKYKAKDVTCISLESLRKRQFDGIKEQLLQVTDFNKICVNAFDYCDVKVFCIALYRAMQAGRHYMFRTAAGFVAAIAGISQMPLLERKQLVNPDLRNGGLIVVGSHTKKSTDQLNLLLTAKNVVPIKFESSLVLEGKIAFMKEIERCVKLEEKTIRSGKTAVCFTERTLLSLPDDSKESALIRSVKISDGVQSLVQLLTVTPSFIIAKGGITSSDIGIKALHVKRAKVLGQICPGIPVWQLGQESKFPSIPYVIFPGNVGEAATLKECYEKLIYTS; encoded by the coding sequence ATGAGCACCATTCAATATGATAAGATTTTGAAAAAGTATCCTCCTCTCTCTGATGAAAGGTCCTTAGACCAGATCCTAGCTGATGAAAGAGCAAAAAGTAAGATGAAATTCATTGTGCTGGATGATGATCCTACAGGAGTGCAGACAGTCCATGATGTCAACGTATATACCGATTGGTCTTTTGAATCTCTTTGCAAAGGTTTGAACGAAAAAAGCAATGTGTTTTATGTGCTTACCAATAGTCGTGGTATGACTGCTGAAGAAACAGAAAAAATACATAAGGAAATAGTTTCTTCAGCTATCGCAGCATCCAAGGAAACCGGATATAATTTTACTTTTATTTCCCGAAGTGATTCCACGCTCAGAGGACATTATCCTTTGGAGACAGAAATTCTGAAAAAAGGTTTGGAAGAACAACTTGGTATTCATGTTGATGGCGAAGTACTCTGCCCATTCTTCAAGGAAGGTGGTAGATATACCATTGACGACATTCATTATGTAAAACAAGGGCCGATGCTCATTCCTGCAGCAGATACTGAATTTGCAAAAGACAAGACTTTTGGGTATTTGCACTCCAGTATTCCAGAGTATGTAGAAGAAAAAACAAAAGGGAAATATAAGGCCAAGGATGTAACATGCATATCATTAGAATCATTAAGAAAGCGTCAATTTGATGGAATCAAAGAACAATTGCTGCAAGTAACTGATTTTAATAAGATCTGTGTGAATGCATTCGATTATTGTGATGTCAAGGTATTTTGTATTGCACTCTATCGTGCAATGCAGGCAGGTAGACATTATATGTTCAGGACAGCTGCAGGATTTGTCGCCGCTATTGCAGGGATATCCCAGATGCCTCTGCTTGAAAGAAAGCAACTAGTAAACCCAGATCTAAGAAATGGCGGCCTGATTGTAGTTGGAAGCCATACGAAAAAATCAACCGATCAATTGAATTTGCTTCTAACTGCAAAAAATGTAGTACCAATTAAGTTTGAATCCAGCCTTGTTTTAGAAGGTAAAATTGCTTTTATGAAAGAAATCGAACGCTGTGTCAAACTAGAAGAAAAAACTATCCGTTCTGGCAAGACCGCAGTTTGTTTTACAGAGAGAACTTTGTTATCTTTGCCAGATGACTCAAAAGAATCGGCATTGATCCGGTCTGTCAAAATCAGCGATGGTGTACAATCGCTTGTGCAGCTTTTGACTGTCACGCCTTCGTTCATTATTGCAAAAGGAGGAATCACTTCAAGTGACATAGGAATAAAGGCTTTGCATGTAAAACGTGCAAAAGTTCTTGGCCAAATCTGTCCGGGCATTCCTGTTTGGCAATTGGGACAAGAAAGCAAATTCCCATCCATTCCCTATGTAATCTTTCCTGGTAATGTAGGAGAGGCCGCAACGCTGAAAGAGTGCTATGAAAAATTGATTTATACATCATGA
- a CDS encoding ATP-binding cassette domain-containing protein, translated as MDETVLVDVQHLKMHFTRKTGLIKQQEKCVKAVDDISFTIKKGETLGLVGESGCGKSTTGYCMVRLYDPTGGRIIYDGTDIASLPSKEMWMFRKKIQMIFQDPYASLDPRMTVSDIIGEPLDIYHLYENAKDRQDRINVLLQTVGLGKEHANRYPHEFSGGQRQRVGIARALAVNPQFIVCDEPISALDVSVQAQVVNMLEDLQQQIGLTYLFIAHDLSMVRHISQHVGVMYLGSLVETGETEELYKHPLHPYTQGLLSAIPLLDPKAGKEKKTHLLEGEIPSPLNMPKGCKFASRCPYAMIRCKEEVPPLKEVSPGHMAACFLL; from the coding sequence ATGGATGAGACGGTATTGGTCGATGTACAGCATCTGAAGATGCATTTTACGCGGAAGACGGGTCTGATAAAGCAACAGGAAAAGTGTGTAAAGGCTGTCGATGATATTTCCTTTACGATCAAAAAAGGTGAGACCCTGGGACTGGTAGGAGAATCCGGATGCGGAAAGTCCACTACAGGCTACTGCATGGTCCGTCTCTATGACCCTACCGGGGGAAGGATCATATATGATGGGACGGATATTGCTTCTTTGCCAAGCAAGGAAATGTGGATGTTCCGTAAGAAGATCCAGATGATTTTTCAGGATCCGTATGCTTCACTTGATCCCAGGATGACTGTTTCCGATATCATCGGAGAACCATTGGACATTTATCATCTTTATGAAAATGCCAAGGACCGTCAGGACCGTATCAATGTCCTGCTGCAGACCGTCGGGTTGGGCAAGGAGCATGCCAACAGGTATCCTCATGAATTTTCCGGTGGCCAGCGACAACGTGTAGGCATTGCCCGTGCCCTGGCTGTAAATCCTCAGTTCATAGTCTGTGATGAACCTATCTCTGCCTTGGATGTATCCGTGCAGGCACAGGTGGTCAATATGCTTGAGGACTTGCAGCAGCAGATAGGACTTACTTATCTTTTCATTGCACATGATCTTTCAATGGTACGGCATATTTCCCAGCATGTCGGTGTTATGTATTTGGGATCATTGGTAGAAACAGGAGAGACGGAAGAGCTTTATAAGCATCCGCTCCATCCTTATACCCAAGGATTGCTTTCAGCAATTCCTTTGCTTGATCCTAAAGCTGGCAAGGAGAAGAAGACTCATTTGCTTGAAGGAGAGATACCGAGCCCTCTCAATATGCCCAAGGGTTGCAAGTTTGCTTCCAGATGTCCCTATGCAATGATCCGTTGCAAGGAGGAAGTACCGCCGTTGAAGGAAGTGTCTCCTGGTCATATGGCAGCTTGTTTCCTTCTTTGA
- a CDS encoding carbohydrate ABC transporter permease has product MLGCLLCSLAGFAYTCFDFKGRNLFYLIIMVSFMVPFEAIAIPLYAIANKMNLIDTYSGMILPAVADGLVTFLFIQFFKDLPVSLVEAAMVDGAKWPTIFFKIIIPISIPIFVTSGLMIFMTQWNSYLWPLLVARSKEIRTIQIAISEFVGEYSVQWTYIYAATIISAGIPIALFLPLQKYYIEGVTAGSIKG; this is encoded by the coding sequence TTGCTTGGTTGTCTTTTATGTTCACTTGCAGGCTTTGCATATACATGTTTTGATTTTAAAGGACGTAATTTATTCTATTTGATAATAATGGTTTCCTTCATGGTTCCTTTTGAAGCAATTGCAATTCCTCTATATGCAATTGCAAATAAAATGAATCTTATAGACACATACTCCGGTATGATTCTTCCTGCGGTAGCAGACGGACTGGTCACCTTCTTGTTTATTCAGTTCTTCAAGGATTTGCCTGTAAGCCTAGTGGAAGCGGCAATGGTCGATGGTGCAAAATGGCCCACGATTTTTTTCAAAATCATCATTCCAATTTCAATTCCAATCTTTGTTACTTCAGGTTTGATGATTTTCATGACACAATGGAATTCTTATCTGTGGCCTTTATTGGTCGCCAGAAGTAAAGAAATAAGAACAATTCAAATTGCTATCAGTGAGTTTGTCGGTGAATACTCTGTCCAGTGGACATATATCTATGCAGCGACAATTATTTCTGCAGGTATTCCCATTGCACTGTTTTTACCATTGCAAAAGTATTACATCGAAGGTGTTACTGCCGGTAGCATAAAAGGATAA